The following proteins are co-located in the Pedobacter sp. FW305-3-2-15-E-R2A2 genome:
- a CDS encoding TonB-dependent receptor, which yields MKTLLGTSLLLLSFSTFAQQQQDTTKRLKEVQIRPYFSTQPLLRSTGSIGLLNASLLEKQPGGSFVSAMNTISGLRMEERSPGSYRLSIRGSLLRSPFGVRNVKIYFDDFPLTDAGGNSYLNALEVAGASQIQILKGPQGSIFGANSGGVVLIQPQENNIGDPLASLKIEAGAYGSFRQQLSLGQQFNKYSLNITQAYQRSDGYRDHSGMSKKYVQALQKYNYAKDRSLKALIFYSDLQYQTPGGLTEVQYQENPKGSRPADGALKGAIQQNAGILSKTIFGGISHDWQINKQLKHVVSVFSSYTDFKNPFITNYEKRKEFTLGLRSYLEYYRQTEMLNYRFNLGLESMQTASDINNYGNDQGNATALKVGDKLKAASNVAFAQLTIDLQEKWLLELSASTNWYQYAYNSTFPVATNRKTNRFDLQFMPRVALSYLIAPSLSLRGAISKGYSPPTIAEVRASDNVINTDLQPESGWNYESGIRFQDPKGRIQADLTGFYYRLQQAIVRRLNTGGSEYFINAGGTKQWGLETSISGWLIPVNASKFIRGVQLRNAYTLSQFKFNRYSDKTSDYSGNQLTGVPKHMLISSADVQFAGTWSLFAQHNYTSSLPLNDANTVYARKYHLIQTRLSWKYRSASKSPLEFFAGADNLLNEKYSLGNDLNAAAGRYFNAAAGRNFYAGLSLQFKRK from the coding sequence ATGAAAACACTTTTAGGCACTTCGTTATTATTGCTTTCCTTTTCCACATTTGCACAACAGCAACAGGATACCACAAAGCGGTTAAAAGAGGTTCAGATCCGGCCCTATTTTTCTACGCAGCCATTATTGAGATCCACAGGTTCTATAGGTCTCCTCAATGCTTCTTTACTGGAAAAGCAACCAGGCGGATCTTTTGTTTCTGCCATGAATACCATCTCCGGATTGAGAATGGAAGAGCGTTCACCGGGAAGCTACCGTTTATCCATACGCGGAAGTTTATTGCGTTCTCCGTTCGGCGTCAGAAATGTGAAAATCTATTTTGACGATTTCCCCTTAACCGATGCCGGAGGAAACAGTTACCTCAATGCGCTTGAAGTTGCCGGAGCAAGTCAGATTCAGATCCTGAAAGGACCACAAGGAAGCATTTTTGGTGCAAATTCAGGTGGGGTGGTGTTGATTCAGCCTCAGGAAAACAATATTGGCGATCCATTAGCCAGTCTGAAGATCGAAGCAGGGGCCTATGGCAGCTTCCGGCAGCAGCTCAGCCTCGGACAACAATTTAACAAATACAGCCTGAATATTACTCAGGCTTATCAGCGCAGTGACGGATACCGGGACCATAGCGGGATGAGTAAAAAATATGTTCAGGCCCTTCAAAAATACAACTATGCGAAAGACAGAAGCCTTAAAGCACTGATCTTTTATTCTGATCTTCAGTACCAGACGCCAGGTGGATTAACGGAGGTACAATATCAGGAAAACCCAAAAGGATCGAGACCTGCGGACGGCGCCCTCAAAGGTGCCATACAGCAAAATGCGGGAATCCTTAGTAAAACTATATTTGGAGGCATTTCCCATGATTGGCAGATCAATAAGCAGCTGAAGCATGTTGTCTCTGTTTTTTCTTCTTATACCGACTTCAAAAATCCGTTTATCACCAACTATGAGAAAAGGAAAGAGTTCACTTTAGGGCTCCGCTCCTATCTGGAATATTACCGTCAAACGGAAATGCTGAATTACAGGTTCAACCTGGGACTGGAAAGCATGCAAACTGCCTCTGACATCAACAACTACGGCAATGACCAGGGGAACGCCACCGCATTGAAAGTAGGCGATAAACTGAAAGCTGCTTCCAATGTGGCTTTTGCACAGTTAACCATTGATTTGCAGGAAAAGTGGTTATTGGAGTTATCCGCCAGTACAAACTGGTACCAATATGCCTATAACAGCACTTTCCCTGTTGCGACAAACAGAAAAACCAACCGCTTTGACCTTCAGTTCATGCCTAGAGTCGCATTGTCTTATTTAATTGCTCCCAGCTTATCCTTACGGGGCGCCATTAGCAAAGGATACTCTCCACCTACCATCGCCGAGGTAAGGGCATCGGATAATGTCATCAATACCGACCTTCAACCGGAGTCCGGATGGAATTATGAAAGCGGAATCAGGTTTCAGGATCCTAAAGGCAGAATTCAGGCTGATCTTACCGGTTTCTATTACCGGTTGCAGCAGGCCATTGTCAGGCGCCTGAATACCGGCGGTTCCGAATATTTTATCAATGCAGGAGGTACAAAGCAATGGGGCCTGGAAACTTCCATCTCCGGCTGGCTTATTCCGGTTAATGCTTCAAAATTTATCCGGGGAGTACAACTGCGTAATGCTTATACCTTGAGTCAATTCAAATTTAACCGTTACAGTGATAAAACTTCCGACTATTCCGGCAACCAGCTTACCGGTGTTCCGAAACACATGCTGATTAGCAGTGCAGATGTTCAATTTGCCGGAACATGGTCTTTATTTGCCCAGCACAATTACACTTCCAGCCTGCCCCTCAACGATGCCAATACCGTTTATGCCAGAAAGTATCATTTGATCCAGACGAGATTGAGCTGGAAATACCGATCAGCCAGTAAGTCTCCACTGGAGTTCTTTGCCGGAGCAGACAACCTGTTAAATGAAAAATACAGTCTTGGAAATGATTTAAATGCCGCTGCAGGAAGGTATTTTAATGCAGCAGCGGGAAGAAATTTTTACGCCGGATTAAGCCTTCAGTTTAAGAGGAAATAA
- the ssb gene encoding single-stranded DNA-binding protein, producing MKNFRNSVYLTGLAGTDPIVVNFSDEKKVARVSLAINEFFKNGAGEAVCQTQWFNLVFWNKKADLALQMIKKGAEVSIEGSLNVQSYTDKKGEQRLTTEIFVNHLEVAEKTEA from the coding sequence ATGAAAAATTTCAGAAACAGTGTGTATTTAACAGGACTTGCAGGAACAGATCCAATTGTAGTGAACTTCTCCGATGAGAAAAAAGTGGCCAGAGTAAGCCTGGCAATTAATGAGTTTTTTAAAAATGGTGCAGGTGAGGCCGTGTGTCAGACACAATGGTTCAATCTGGTTTTCTGGAATAAGAAAGCAGACCTTGCCTTACAAATGATAAAAAAGGGAGCGGAAGTCAGTATTGAAGGAAGTTTGAATGTACAAAGCTATACCGATAAAAAAGGAGAACAGCGTCTGACGACCGAGATCTTTGTGAACCACCTGGAAGTAGCAGAGAAAACGGAGGCCTAG
- a CDS encoding ThuA domain-containing protein, with amino-acid sequence MLKSYTFLLLTFSMMLSFNSDSFAKKKKILIFSKTAGFHHSSIPAGIMAIQRLAMENKFIADSTTDATKINTTNLKQYAAVVFLNTTGDIFNEQQEKAFEQYIKSGGGFVGVHAATDTEFDWPWYGRLAGAYFVKHPAQQVAELNVLNRKTISTAHLPEVWKRKDEWYNFKDISTDLKVLISIDENSYQGGSNGANHPMAWYHDFDGGRAFYTGLGHTEESYTDPLFLQHLLGGIQYAMGVKRMEN; translated from the coding sequence ATGCTTAAATCATACACCTTTCTATTGCTGACCTTCTCCATGATGCTCTCCTTTAACAGCGACAGTTTCGCGAAGAAAAAAAAGATTCTGATCTTTTCCAAAACTGCCGGATTTCACCATAGCTCTATCCCCGCCGGAATTATGGCCATCCAACGTCTGGCGATGGAAAATAAGTTCATAGCAGACAGCACTACCGACGCGACAAAAATAAACACAACCAACCTTAAACAATATGCGGCGGTTGTCTTTCTCAATACTACCGGTGACATTTTTAATGAACAACAAGAAAAGGCATTTGAACAATACATCAAATCAGGAGGAGGTTTTGTGGGCGTACATGCAGCTACTGATACGGAGTTCGACTGGCCCTGGTATGGAAGACTTGCAGGTGCCTATTTTGTAAAACATCCGGCACAACAAGTTGCGGAACTGAATGTCCTTAACCGCAAAACGATTTCCACAGCACATTTACCAGAGGTCTGGAAAAGAAAAGACGAATGGTACAATTTCAAAGACATTTCCACCGATCTGAAGGTCCTCATCAGCATCGATGAAAACAGCTATCAGGGAGGAAGCAACGGGGCAAACCACCCTATGGCCTGGTATCATGATTTTGATGGTGGAAGGGCTTTCTATACCGGACTCGGGCATACGGAAGAATCTTATACTGATCCTCTTTTTTTACAACACCTGCTTGGAGGAATTCAATATGCAATGGGCGTAAAGCGAATGGAAAACTAA
- a CDS encoding HPP family protein: MPGKIIRKHYRRARYVLYRETLIDAKEHVLTFIGSFVGIGLIGLLNSQYLVANDNLFLIGSFGASSVLIYGIINSPLAQPRNLIGGHVISAIIGVTILKLFPSELWFAGALAVSLSIVAMQITKTLHPPGGATALIAVTGGAKIKAMGYLYVLSPVFTGVLILFMVALVFNNMRHRKYPAKPIFKRRRIH, translated from the coding sequence ATGCCAGGAAAGATCATTAGAAAACATTACCGCAGAGCAAGGTACGTACTGTACCGGGAGACTTTAATTGATGCAAAGGAGCATGTCTTAACCTTTATCGGTTCTTTTGTTGGAATCGGTTTGATTGGTTTACTCAACAGCCAATACCTGGTTGCCAATGATAATTTATTCCTGATCGGCTCATTTGGTGCTTCTTCGGTATTGATTTATGGCATCATTAACAGTCCTTTGGCGCAACCCCGGAACCTGATCGGGGGGCATGTCATCTCTGCCATCATTGGCGTAACCATCCTGAAGCTTTTTCCTTCTGAACTCTGGTTTGCAGGAGCATTGGCGGTTTCGCTGTCAATTGTAGCCATGCAGATTACGAAGACTTTGCATCCACCAGGTGGGGCTACTGCCTTAATTGCGGTGACCGGAGGAGCAAAAATCAAAGCAATGGGATACCTTTATGTCCTCTCCCCGGTATTTACCGGTGTCTTGATTTTATTTATGGTTGCCCTGGTATTTAACAATATGCGTCATCGGAAATATCCTGCCAAACCGATTTTTAAGCGAAGAAGAATCCACTAA
- a CDS encoding NAD(P)H-binding protein, whose protein sequence is MKVSLIGASGFVGSNILEELLNRGHEVTGIVRDAAKVKQSNAHLDVKEVDVLNTEALAAAIEGADAVISAYNAGWTNPNLYDDFVAGSEAIQKAVKASDVNRLIVIGGAGSLEINGNQLVDGPDFPAEYKAGATAARDYLNTIKKEEELEWTFFSPAIEMHPGITAGRTGQYRLGANSPVFNEEGRSILSVQDLAVVIADELENNKHPKQRFTAAY, encoded by the coding sequence ATGAAAGTATCATTAATTGGAGCAAGTGGCTTCGTAGGGTCAAACATTTTAGAAGAGCTGTTAAACCGTGGTCATGAGGTTACGGGAATTGTAAGAGATGCAGCGAAAGTAAAACAAAGCAATGCGCATCTGGATGTAAAAGAAGTAGATGTATTAAATACGGAAGCATTGGCAGCAGCGATTGAAGGCGCCGATGCGGTAATCAGCGCATATAACGCAGGTTGGACCAATCCAAATCTTTACGATGATTTTGTGGCCGGTTCAGAAGCCATTCAAAAAGCAGTTAAAGCCTCAGATGTAAACCGCCTGATTGTAATTGGTGGTGCCGGAAGTTTAGAAATCAACGGAAATCAATTGGTTGACGGACCAGATTTTCCTGCCGAATATAAAGCAGGTGCTACTGCTGCCAGAGATTACCTGAATACCATCAAAAAAGAAGAAGAACTGGAATGGACTTTCTTTAGCCCTGCCATAGAAATGCATCCTGGCATTACTGCCGGACGCACGGGTCAATACCGTTTAGGTGCGAACAGCCCGGTTTTCAATGAAGAAGGCAGAAGCATCCTTTCGGTGCAGGATTTAGCGGTGGTGATTGCCGATGAACTGGAAAACAACAAACACCCAAAGCAAAGATTTACAGCTGCTTATTAA
- a CDS encoding Rrf2 family transcriptional regulator: MNNARFAISLHILTLLEKAKGELMSSDYIAGSVNINPVLVRKELITLRNHGFVGSKEGKNGGSFLAKPANTITLDQVYIAVRQNNLLGTSKNEPNPHCAVGKQVSQHLKTLYDNTEKVLVNELSKKTLADFSDQFD; this comes from the coding sequence ATGAACAACGCAAGATTTGCTATTTCTTTACACATCCTGACATTGCTTGAAAAAGCAAAAGGGGAGTTGATGTCTTCCGACTATATCGCGGGGAGTGTCAACATCAACCCTGTTCTGGTAAGAAAGGAGCTGATCACTTTAAGAAACCACGGCTTTGTGGGGAGTAAAGAAGGTAAAAACGGAGGGAGTTTTCTGGCTAAACCTGCAAACACAATCACTTTAGATCAGGTTTACATTGCAGTAAGACAAAATAACTTGTTGGGTACTTCTAAAAATGAACCCAATCCACATTGTGCAGTGGGTAAGCAGGTAAGTCAGCATTTAAAAACATTATATGACAATACAGAAAAGGTATTAGTTAACGAATTGTCTAAAAAAACATTAGCTGATTTCAGTGATCAGTTTGATTGA